Proteins from one Carassius auratus strain Wakin unplaced genomic scaffold, ASM336829v1 scaf_tig00031315, whole genome shotgun sequence genomic window:
- the LOC113080422 gene encoding transcription factor E2F2-like, whose translation MMRIPRGISPSSGRGSVSGLSCPQKKMFSAVRTDFLNTGLASPLMNSVPAGYLTQIGNTTAAEQRPNCLYATPHGPEPKPVRTSSGRLPAKRRLDLEEPIYLPEFRTPKGKGNSAYARAPSPKTPRSPGERTRYDTSLGLLTKKFVGLLSESADGVLDLNWATEVLEVQKRRIYDITNVLEGVQLIRKKSKNNIQWLVSGVFEGSSSNSEKTSALKNELSELDWQEKALDDLIQSSSTRLRELTENKDNQRLAYVTYQDIRTIRSLRDQTVIAVKAPSETKLEVPEASEGLLQIYLKSKNGPIEVYLCPEECLEDASPVKNATPRKDYPETPSATTPSVFPPAKPQPVEVLPSKPQPSMNGSNSLLDVEGILDLPPSLLQITEDQLPGMAFASDTSGPFVNFSPRLSHDDYLWSLEDGEGVSDLFDTYDLGDLLKT comes from the exons ATGATGCGGATACCCAGAGGGATTTCTCCTTCTTCTGGAAGAGGCTCAGTATCTGGACTCTCGTGCCCCCAAAAGAAAATGTTCTCCGCGGTGAGGACGGATTTTTTAAACACGGGACTCGCAAGCCCACTGATGAATTCTGTACCGGCTGGATACTTAACTCAGATCGGGAACACGACAGCTGCAGAGCAGAGACCCAACTGCTTGTACGCGACCCCCCATGGGCCGGAGCCTAAGCCGGTGCGGACCTCTTCCGGGCGGCTACCG GCCAAAAGGAGGCTAGATCTGGAAGAGCCTATTTACCTCCCAGAATTCCGCACACCAAAAGGGAAAGGAAACTCTGCTTATGCAAGGGCACCAAGCCCCAAAA cTCCCAGGTCTCCAGGGGAGCGCACCCGTTATGACACTTCCCTTGGCCTGCTGACTAAAAAATTTGTGGGCTTGCTGAGCGAGTCGGCTGACGGGGTTCTGGATCTCAACTGGGCCACAGAAGTTCTGGAGGTTCAGAAGAGACGCATCTATGACATCACAAACGTTTTAGAGGGTGTGCAACTCATCCGCAAGAAATCCAAAAACAACATCCAGTGGCT GGTCAGTGGTGTGTTTGAGGGCTCATCCAGCAATTCAGAAAAGACCAGTGCTCTCAAGAACGAGCTTTCTGAGCTGGACTGGCAGGAGAAAGCTCTGGACGACCTCATTCAGTCCAGCTCAACACGGCTACGTGAGCTGACAGAGAACAAGGACAACCAAAG ATTAGCATATGTGACCTATCAGGACATTCGTACCATAAGAAGCTTGAGAGATCAAACTGTGATTGCTGTGAAAGCACCATCTGAAACCAAACTGGAAGTTCCAGAAGCATCTGAG GGCTTGCTGCAGATTTACTTGAAAAGCAAGAATGGCCCAATTGAGGTGTACTTGTGTCCTGAAGAATGTTTGGAGGATGCTAGTCCCGTCAAGAATGCCACACCCAGAAAAGATTACCCAGAAACCCCTAGCGCCACCACACCCTCTGTCTTCCCACCTGCCAAACCCCAGCCAGTCGAAG TTTTGCCATCAAAGCCTCAGCCATCGATGAATGGCAGCAACTCCCTGCTCGATGTGGAGGGGATCCTGGATCTTCCTCCCAGCCTTCTCCAGATCACAGAAGACCAGCTGCCTGGGATGGCGTTCGCATCTGACACTTCTGGGCCTTTTGTTAACTTTTCTCCCCGACTCAGCCACGACGACTACCTCTGGAGTCTGGAGGATGGAGAAGGCGTATCTGACTTATTTGACACCTACGATCTGGGAGATCTGCTTAAAACTTGA